CCGCAGGCAGAACGACGTCCAGCCGTGGATGCAGTTGCGGCACGTGCCGCAGCCGATGTTGAACGGCACGGACACCCGGTCGCCGACCTTGAGACGGCTCACCCCGGGGCCGATCTCCTCGACCACGCCCATGTTCTCGTGGCCCAGGATCTTTCCCTGCTTTGCTCCTCACTGGTCGTTGACTGGTGCGGCGTGAACGAACGTCGTACCCCACCAGGCGGTCCGTATCCGCGACAGCGGCCGGCGGGAATCCCCTGTACGTACAGCGAGACCGGCTCGGCACGACGACCGGTGTCGTTTCGAGGGCACCTGGCCGGGTAGTCGTGCGTAATGAATGCGCAGGGATTCGAGGGTGAACGCCTGGCCCTGGGATTCGCCCACCTGATGGAAGAGTTGTGGGCGGCCGACTCCGAACAATCCACGTTGCTCTCGGTGGTGAAAGCCGCCGCGGCCAGCGTCCCCGGGGCCGTGGCGGCAGGCGTGTCGATGCGGCGCGCACGTGGCCGGATCGACACCGCGGCCGCGACGGCCCGCTTCGTCACCGAGGTCGACAAGGCGCAGTACGAACTACGCGAGGGCCCGTGCGTGGCGTCGGTCGACGACAGCCTGGTGAACCTCGCCAACGACCTGGCGAACGACCCCCACTGGCCGAGGTTCGGCCCCGCCGCGGTCAGTCTGGGTGTGGCCGCCATGTTGTCGTTCCGGTTGAGCGCGCGCAGCGAGGTGATCGGGTCACTCAACCTCTACGCGAACCGGCCGTTCGCGTTCACCGGACAGTCCCGCGCCGTCGGCGGCATCTTCGCCGCGCACGCGAGTGTCGCGATCGCCGCGGCCCGCCGGGCGGAGACGCTGACCGAGGCGCTGAAGACGCGTACCGAGATCAGCGAGGCGGTCGGGATCGTGATGGAACGCCATCACCTGACCAGTCAGGAGGCCTTCGAGGTCCTGCGCCGGATCTCCCAGCACCGCAACGTCAAGTTGCGTGAGGTGGCGCACCGGATCATCTACACCGGCGAGGTCCCTCGTGAGCGGGACTGATCTCGCCGGGGCCGGCTGCCGCTCGCGGTCTCCAGCGCGCCGTCGACCGGCCTCGGACTCCCGCGCCGAGTACTCTGGCGCACGTGTCTGAGGTGACGGATCGTCTTGCGGCGGGCCTGGTCGAGATCACCGGCGGACTCACCGACGAGCGAGGTGATCCGGAGGTTCTGCACCAGGTCACCGCCGCCTGTGTGAAAGTGCTCGGTGCGGCCGCGACCGGGGTGCTGATGGTCGACCCGCACGGTGTCGTACGCCTGGTGACCGCATCCGACGAGCGCGCCGAGTTCGTGGAGTTGTGGCAGGCGCAGATCGACCAGGGTCCCTGCGTGGACTGCGTTCGTTCCGGTGAGATCGTGGTGGCGACCGACCTTTCCCGCGAGGCCTCCCGATGGCCGCGGTTCGCCCCCGCGGCGACGGCGGCCGGCTACCACGCGGTGGACGCGATCCCGATGCGGCTGGACGGCAGGGCGGTCGGCGGGCTGAACCTCCTCTACGCTGAGCCCGGGGAATCTCCACGATGGCGCCGAGACCTCGCGCAGTCGCTGGCAGATCTCGCGGTGCTGGGCCTCGCCCAGGAGCCGGGTGTACGGCGTACGGAACGACTGTTCGAACGCACGTTGGCGGCAGTCAACGACCGCGCCGTGCTCGCCCAGGCGGTCGGCATGGTCGCCGGTGGCCTGGGCATCGACGTGGACCAGGCGTGGACGCTCGTGCGCCACCACGCTCGCAACCGCCGGATCGCCCTGCGCGTCGTGGCGCATGCCCTCACCAGCGGATCGCTGCGGCCGGCCGGCCTGGACCATCCGGCCGAGCCGGGCTGAAGTCCCCGCGGCGCGCACCGAAGACCCAAACGCCTTACGTGACAGGGAAACGCGCGCGTCAGATCAGTCAGGAGCAGGTCTGTGGACGAGGAGCGTCACCAACGCCTGTGGCGCACGATCGCCGAACGGGCGGAGGGCTCCGGCTCGACCGGGTGGGCGGGCGCGGTGTGCGCCGCCGTCGTGTCGCTGGTCGACGGCGTGGACGCGGCGACCCTGACCGTACGCGCGAACTCCCGTGCGCAGGAGACCTGGGGCGCGAGCGACGAGTGGGCCGCGAGCCTGGAGGAGTTGCAGTACACCCTTGGTGAAGGGCCGGGACTGGACGCGTTCAGGACCGGGAACGTCGTCCTCGCGCCCTATCTCGGCTCCGAAGAGGCCCGTTGGCCGGCGTTCGTCCAGGCCGTGTCCAGTCTCGGACTCGGTGCCGCCGTCGCGTTTCCCCTGCAGGTCGGTGCGATCCGGCTGGGCACCCTCGATCTGTTCTGCCGTACGAGCGGCCGGTTGACCCCGGAGGCGCTGGCCGACGCCGCGGTTCTCGCCGACCTGTCGGTGTACGCGCTGCTGCGGCAGTTGGGTGACTCGCCGGCGGAGGGCCCTTCGGGGGTGCCGGATCCCGCGGAGGAACCGGAGCTCGCGGAGGGGCCGGGCCCCGCGCCGAACGCCGGCGACCTGCCGTTGTCGTACCACGAGGTGCATCTGGCCACCGGAATGCTGGCCGCCCACCTGGAGGTCGAACTCGACGAGGCGTTCGCGCGGCTGCGCGCCCGTGCCTACTCCGAGGATCGGCCACTGCTCGCACTCGCCCGGGACATCGTGGCCCGGCGGGTCTCATTGGATGACGACGACTCCACCTGACCGGCGTGTGCGGTGGTGATGGTCAGGACAGGCAGGCGCATCCCACGGCGCAGGTGACCAGCACGAGTTCCGCCGGCCAGGTGACGGTCTCCGCGTGCGGGTGCCATCCGGAGTGCTGAGCGACCTGGACGGTTCGCTGCCCGTCCAGGCCGGTGATGACGTCGGAGACGGCCCGGTAACCGTAGGCGTACTCGGCGGTTCCGAGGTCCTCGTCGATGGTGATCAACAGAACGTGATGCCCGGTGAGGCTCTTCGCCGCGAGGGCCGAGCGCGGTTCGGCGTTCAGCTGTTGGCGTTCGTCGAGGTCGGTCACAACGCACCTTCAGGAACCCGGTCGGAGGTATGGACAGCCGGCAGGGTCCGGGTCGGCTGTCCAGTAGGCGGGTCGTGTCCGGGAGGCGTCGTTGCCGCTCGGGTCTCCGCCGGGTCGGCACAGGGTCTGGGTGCAGGTCCGGATCGGGCTGCGACGTGGCGACGTATCGAGTCGTCAGGCCGTCGATCGGCGAACGCCCGCAGAGAGGAAGTGTCGGGACGGTTGGCCTGCCTGAGCAGGGATCCGCGCCGGAAAATCCGACTCACAGAACTTGGGGGCTCGCACATGCCAGGCCTCGCACAACTCGATGTTGCCGCGACGGTGCCGCATGGCTAGCTGCCCAACCGGAATCGAAGCTACCACAGGGCCGGGACATCCACCCGTACGCAAACAACCCTGGCCGGGGCCGGTCCAGGTGGCCTGCCCCGGCCTCGGTGGCCGCATCCGGCCTGTCGCGTTCACTGTCGGTGTCGGTCGTCTGGTGGTCAGCCCTGCGTGCGCACCCGGAAGCCGCCGTGGCTTGGCTGGAAGAGCGGCGCCAGACCCATACAGTCGGTGACCGGCGCGTGGGCGAACTCCCACGCCCAGTACATCCGGTCGTGGCCGCCCTGGTCGAGCACGGTGAAGGAGACCTTCTTCCCGGTCACGTCGGGGTTGTCCATGCCGGGAAAGTGTGCGTAGCCGTGGCGGATGACGCCGGTGGCGATGGCCACCGGACCGGCGACGGTCAGGCAGGTGATGTCGCCCTCGAACTCGGCCCGGGCCTGGTCGGTCGTACCCACACCGTGGAACACCCTGAACGAACCGGTGGTCCGCATCGGGTTGCCGTGTGCGTCGAGGTCGAACCGTACGCGGTCCCCGGCCCATGCCGGTGGGAACCAGTCCGGAAGCGTCCCGGTGGAGGTACCCACCACGCTTCCCGTCGGGATGCCGCTCGACTTGGGTGCCGACGCCTGGGTGGTCGCGACCGTTCCCACCGCTGTGACGACCAGAACAGCCAATGCGACCAGTCCGCGTCCCCAGGCCCTGTTCGTGGCTCTCATCTCAAATCCTCCGCTGGAAGTTCGGCGAAGCTCCGGTGAGCTCCGCCTGAATGGGCATCAGACGAACCTCTCCCAGCGGAGGACTGGGCGGCTCACTCGGTGGAGGGAGCCGGCTCCCTCCCGCGGACGCCTGTGGGGGCTCGCCTCCCGCGCCAGCGGCATGCCGGCCCGCGATCGGCAACGGTTCGCCCCGTGGAAGGCTTGCCGACATGGTGGCGGTGAACGACGTACCAGGGTGCCTGGGGTGCGACCTGCGCGCGGGCAGGCGCGAACTGCCCGGCGGTGTCATTCGCGAGACCGATCACTGGGTCGTCCAGCACGTCCTCGGTCCGCTGAATCTCGGCACGCTGATCGTCGCCCCCCGCCTGCACGTCGTCTCGGCCGCGGACCTCTCCGTCGACGCTGCGGAGGAGCTGGGGCAGGTGTTGCGGGACGCCTCGCGGATGCTCGAGGCGTTGTGCGAACCCGAGCAGGTGTACGTGTGCCAGTGGTCGCACGGTGAGTCCGCACGCAAGCATCTGCACTTTGTCGTCCAGCCGGTCACCGCGGATGTCGTACGCGCCTTCGACGGTCGGCGGTCCGAGCAACTGCAGGCGGCGATGATGCTGACCGACTACGAGGCGCCGCGCGAAGAGGTTGAGGCCTTCTGCGAGCGGGCCCGGCGTTGGTTCCGGGCCGATGCCGGTCAGGGCGGCCGCTGACCCGCGTCAGGCGTGCTTGTCCTCCGGCTGCGAGCCCGGCTGAACCGACCAGTTCGGCGGCTCGTCGGTGCCGGACTCCTCGTCGCGTTCAGCGTCTGCCGCCGTGGCGTGGATCTTGCCGGCCGCGTGGTGGACCGGCGCGTAGACGGCGTACAGGCGCATCGGCTCGTCACCGATGTTGGTGATGTTGTGCCAGGTGCCGGCAGGTACGAAGACCGCCCAGCCGTCCTCGACCTCCTGGTCGAAGTCGAGCCGGTCCTCCGCCGGGCCCATCTGCACCCGGCCCCGGCCACCGTCGAGCCGCAGGAACTGGTCGGTCTCCGGGTGTGCCTCCAGGCCGATGTCCTCTCCGACGGGAATCGACATGAGGGTGAGCTGGAGGTACTTCCCGGACCAGGCGACCGTTCTGTAGTTGGAGTTTTCCAGGGTCGCGCTCTCCAGGTCGAAGCTCTGCGGCTTCGGCCCGATGTCCTTGATGCTCACGGCCACTCTTTCCGTCCGACGTCAGGTCAGCGTCGCGGGCCGTTTCGGGGGTTCCATCGGCCCGCAGGGGCATTCTGCCCCTGGGCGCCGACAAGCATTCAGAGCGGGGCGAGACGGGCCCTGAGCAGGCAGAACACGTTGCCCTCGGGGTCGGCCAGCACATGCCACGACTCCTCACCCGTCTGGCCGATGTCAGCCGGGCGGGCACCGAGTTTGAGCAGGCGTTCGAGCTCGGCGTCCTGGTCGCGGTCGGTGGCGTTGACGTCGATGTGCAGCGGCGGATTGGCGTTCTTCGGCTCGTTGTTGGGGCTGAGGATGATCGTCGGCTGCGGGCCGCCGAACCCTTCCCGCGGGCCGATCTCCAACGCGCCGTCGTCCGCGCGGTCGAGCACGACGAAGTCCAGGACCTCGCACCAGAACCGCGCCAGCAACTCCGGGTCGCGGCATTCGAGTACGAGCTCACTGAGCCGGCACGCCATGGGCGAAACCTCTTCTCTGCATGGACTTTTCGGCGGGCTATGGAGCGTACAGGAGCTCCCGATCTCGGGAGCGACGCCGCGAGCGTACCGGGTGAGGCGGAGCCCGGCGACGGGTTTACTCCGCGTCGAGCACCTCGCGCAGACGTGCCGCGAACTCCTCCGGCCGGCCGAGCCCGCCGACGAAGCCGAGATGGTGGCTGGGGAAGCTCGTCGCTTCCTGGCCCAGCACCCGTGCGGCTGTGCGGGCGGTGCGGGCCGTGTAGACGTGGCCGGTTTCCTCGCCCACCGCGATCACCACACGGGTCGGCGACGCGGTCAGCGCGGCCACGTCGGGGTGGTAGTCGGTGATGGCCACGGCCAGCCCGGACAGCAGCGGATTGTCGCGCGAGCCGTCATCCTCGACCCCCTTCGCCTGGTAGGTCTCCAGGTAGTGCGCGCGGGCGCGGTGTGCGGCCGCGGCGTCGGGCAGCACCGGGTTCATCGGTGGCTCGTGCGCGACGAGGACGGCGACGTGGTTCGGGAACGCGGCGACGAGCGCGAGCGCCACCACCGCGCCACCACTGCTGGCGAAGAGGTGGACCGGTCCGCCTCCGACCGCCTCGATCACCGCGTGTACGTCGCGGGCCGAATCCTGCGGGGTCTGCTCGCCTCGTCCGTCCTTACGGACGCTGCGAGGGCCTCCGCGCGGGTCGTAGGTGACCACGGTTCGGTCCGGGAAGTACCCGGCCAGCTCGCGGAACCCACTCGCGTCCATCGGCTGGCCGATCATGAGCAGCGGCGGACGACCGTCGGCGGCCGGCAACGGGCCGGCCACGTCGTAGACAAGGTCCACATCGGGAGTCTCCAGCGTGTGAGTCCGCATGTCCCCACAACTACCCGTCGCCGCAGAACCCATCGGTGGGCCCACGCATCTTGTCGGGCCGGTCGCTACTTGCCAGACCGGGCGAGCTGCCCCATGGCGATTTCACGTTCCGCAACATGTCCTTCGATGGCCCCACCCTGAGTACGGTCGTGGATCTGGAGGGCTTCGGGACGGGCACCGTCGCGGTAGACCTGCTGGCGTTGCTGCCCTCGCAGTCCGATTCGGACCAGCGGCGCCTCGTCGTAGACCGTGCGATCGAGCTCACCAGCGCGGACGTGGTGATGACCTGCCTGTGCCACCGGATCCTGGCCGACCTCGACCAAGCCAGCCAGCACGTCGAACTCCTCGACGACGGCCATCGAACGCGCCGACTGTCGCTGCTCCCCTGAACGCCGGACCCCCGCAGGGCAGGACCTCTGGGGTAGCTCCCTTGGGGGACGAGGCTGTCCCGCGTCCCGATCCACGGAAGTGCGTCCCCCGTAGACAAGGCCGACCGGGGGATGCCGCGGCCCGCGAGGTCCTACACGGTGGAACAAAACCCCCGCTTTGCCAGCCGCGGCCAGGTCCTCCGGCAAGGGGCGAGGAGTATGACGAGGGCGGACAGAAGCACAACACGAAAGGCGCCACACCAAGAGGCCAGACCGATGTGGGCTTGGACGACAGGACTCATCCGAGCTACATACCAACCCTGGCTGCGACGGGCCCACGGCTTGCTGTTGCGCAGAGAAGCACATAGGTCAGTGGAGCACGCAGGCTCCTGGCGATCATCTCCTAAGCGGATCGCCCTCGGGTTGCTCGCTGCTCTCGGAGCTTCATTCATACTTGTGCGAAGCATCCTAGAATTGCTGTGGCCAGAGAATATCACAGACGGTCTCATTAACACCTATGATTACAAGCTGGCAAAAGACCTACTCACACCGATCGCAATTCTTTGCGCAGGATACCTGTTCTTCGTCCTATGGCGCATTGTCAGACTTAGGAGGACCTACCGCCGCATAGCCAAAAAGAAGACGGCCGACTTCGTGCGGACAGCAGGTCCACTGCTAGGCGACGTCGTGGGCAGGGATGATTTATGCAGGGCGATCATGGAGGATCTTCGAGACCGCGACAACCGACGACCGCACGTTATCGTCGGAGGCATCGGGGCGGGAAAGACCGCGATGATCGTACGGCTCACTGGGATGCTGGCCAAAAAGGGCGCAATTCCAGTTCCGATACGCCTACGCGACTACGACAAGAGCTTGAACTTCCGAGAGGCCGCGAAGCAACGCTTCTGCGAAGAGGCGAAGTTATTCAAGTTTTCAATGTGGAACACGGAGAGTATTTGGCAATACCTCTGCGACAACGATCAGATTGTGGTTCTCGCCGACGGACTCGAGGAGGCGCTTCAGGACCTCGGGGTCGTACACGAGCACGAGAGGGACAACCTCATCCGCGTGGCCATCGACCGTGCCAAGAGGGACAACCTGCCGATCGTCATCGCATCTCGGCCGTACAAGGCCCTCAATGGGATGGATGCCTCGATGACGCTCCTGGAACCGCTCAGTGAGCGAGACGCCCTTGGCTACCTTCGCAAGGAGGGTGAAGTAGAGAACGAGCCGCGGCTCCGTGCGATCGTGGAGCAAGCGGAAATCTCCCACTCTCCGCTCTACCTGCAGATTACAAATCAGCTGAACAAAGCCGGGCTACTCCATCGCGTCACCCCTGGGCGCGACCACCACTTGGACAGCCGGGGAGTTGATTTAGTCGGGCTGCGGCTGAGATTGCTGGACACATGGGTCCACGCCGTGAACGACTGCTATCTACGTGACACGATTACCTTGGACGCAAATGATCGGAAGGCCACCGTCCTACAACTCTCGGCTCTTGCCTGCGTCGGACTCATGATGGACTCGCTGTATGTTAAGTTCACCGACTTCAACCAGCCAAGTGAGCTAGAAGAGTACATGCGCAGGAGGGATCCGGACCGACTCGAATCCGAAGAGCAAAAAAGGTACAAGAAGCAGCAGGCTTACAATTCGAAGCACTATAAGGGAATTCTGACCCAACTCCGCGACGAACTCCGTCAACTCGATCGCAGGCTGGACCTTCAGTTAGCGGCGACCCGTGGACAGCAACTCGGATTCGTAGAGCCTTTCGGCGATGGCGTTCGATTTCCGCACAGCATCCTGCAGGCGTATCTGGGTTCACACTACATGGAAGCCGCACTGGACAACTCGGCATATCTGAATACGGCATTGATGCAGTCCGGCCGCGAGTTCCTACTATCCCTCACCATGTATGCCCGGAGACGTGCCGACAGGCCGGACCTAGTTGCAGCGACGCGCTGGGATTCCGCACATCTCTTCCATCCCCGCCCGCTTCCCACTGCCTGGATTCCCGAATACCCAGACGGTGCAGTCTCGACGTTGGATGAAATCGTCACCAGACTTTGCGATGAGGCAGAGAATCGCTGGCACGCCCTAGCGGGTTCGGACGCCAAGTTTCTCGAGTTGTACACCCATGCGTTGGAGATTATCCCCGACACTGAGCAGGAGTCGTTCGCAGAGA
This Actinopolymorpha cephalotaxi DNA region includes the following protein-coding sequences:
- a CDS encoding GAF and ANTAR domain-containing protein; the protein is MNAQGFEGERLALGFAHLMEELWAADSEQSTLLSVVKAAAASVPGAVAAGVSMRRARGRIDTAAATARFVTEVDKAQYELREGPCVASVDDSLVNLANDLANDPHWPRFGPAAVSLGVAAMLSFRLSARSEVIGSLNLYANRPFAFTGQSRAVGGIFAAHASVAIAAARRAETLTEALKTRTEISEAVGIVMERHHLTSQEAFEVLRRISQHRNVKLREVAHRIIYTGEVPRERD
- a CDS encoding GAF and ANTAR domain-containing protein — its product is MSEVTDRLAAGLVEITGGLTDERGDPEVLHQVTAACVKVLGAAATGVLMVDPHGVVRLVTASDERAEFVELWQAQIDQGPCVDCVRSGEIVVATDLSREASRWPRFAPAATAAGYHAVDAIPMRLDGRAVGGLNLLYAEPGESPRWRRDLAQSLADLAVLGLAQEPGVRRTERLFERTLAAVNDRAVLAQAVGMVAGGLGIDVDQAWTLVRHHARNRRIALRVVAHALTSGSLRPAGLDHPAEPG
- a CDS encoding ANTAR domain-containing protein; translated protein: MDEERHQRLWRTIAERAEGSGSTGWAGAVCAAVVSLVDGVDAATLTVRANSRAQETWGASDEWAASLEELQYTLGEGPGLDAFRTGNVVLAPYLGSEEARWPAFVQAVSSLGLGAAVAFPLQVGAIRLGTLDLFCRTSGRLTPEALADAAVLADLSVYALLRQLGDSPAEGPSGVPDPAEEPELAEGPGPAPNAGDLPLSYHEVHLATGMLAAHLEVELDEAFARLRARAYSEDRPLLALARDIVARRVSLDDDDST
- a CDS encoding HIT family protein, with translation MVAVNDVPGCLGCDLRAGRRELPGGVIRETDHWVVQHVLGPLNLGTLIVAPRLHVVSAADLSVDAAEELGQVLRDASRMLEALCEPEQVYVCQWSHGESARKHLHFVVQPVTADVVRAFDGRRSEQLQAAMMLTDYEAPREEVEAFCERARRWFRADAGQGGR
- a CDS encoding cupin domain-containing protein, with amino-acid sequence MSIKDIGPKPQSFDLESATLENSNYRTVAWSGKYLQLTLMSIPVGEDIGLEAHPETDQFLRLDGGRGRVQMGPAEDRLDFDQEVEDGWAVFVPAGTWHNITNIGDEPMRLYAVYAPVHHAAGKIHATAADAERDEESGTDEPPNWSVQPGSQPEDKHA
- a CDS encoding VOC family protein — its product is MACRLSELVLECRDPELLARFWCEVLDFVVLDRADDGALEIGPREGFGGPQPTIILSPNNEPKNANPPLHIDVNATDRDQDAELERLLKLGARPADIGQTGEESWHVLADPEGNVFCLLRARLAPL
- a CDS encoding alpha/beta fold hydrolase, with product MRTHTLETPDVDLVYDVAGPLPAADGRPPLLMIGQPMDASGFRELAGYFPDRTVVTYDPRGGPRSVRKDGRGEQTPQDSARDVHAVIEAVGGGPVHLFASSGGAVVALALVAAFPNHVAVLVAHEPPMNPVLPDAAAAHRARAHYLETYQAKGVEDDGSRDNPLLSGLAVAITDYHPDVAALTASPTRVVIAVGEETGHVYTARTARTAARVLGQEATSFPSHHLGFVGGLGRPEEFAARLREVLDAE
- a CDS encoding phosphotransferase, with protein sequence MGPRILSGRSLLARPGELPHGDFTFRNMSFDGPTLSTVVDLEGFGTGTVAVDLLALLPSQSDSDQRRLVVDRAIELTSADVVMTCLCHRILADLDQASQHVELLDDGHRTRRLSLLP
- a CDS encoding NACHT domain-containing protein gives rise to the protein MLWPENITDGLINTYDYKLAKDLLTPIAILCAGYLFFVLWRIVRLRRTYRRIAKKKTADFVRTAGPLLGDVVGRDDLCRAIMEDLRDRDNRRPHVIVGGIGAGKTAMIVRLTGMLAKKGAIPVPIRLRDYDKSLNFREAAKQRFCEEAKLFKFSMWNTESIWQYLCDNDQIVVLADGLEEALQDLGVVHEHERDNLIRVAIDRAKRDNLPIVIASRPYKALNGMDASMTLLEPLSERDALGYLRKEGEVENEPRLRAIVEQAEISHSPLYLQITNQLNKAGLLHRVTPGRDHHLDSRGVDLVGLRLRLLDTWVHAVNDCYLRDTITLDANDRKATVLQLSALACVGLMMDSLYVKFTDFNQPSELEEYMRRRDPDRLESEEQKRYKKQQAYNSKHYKGILTQLRDELRQLDRRLDLQLAATRGQQLGFVEPFGDGVRFPHSILQAYLGSHYMEAALDNSAYLNTALMQSGREFLLSLTMYARRRADRPDLVAATRWDSAHLFHPRPLPTAWIPEYPDGAVSTLDEIVTRLCDEAENRWHALAGSDAKFLELYTHALEIIPDTEQESFAEKIRKIRLHVCETQQKPSTQAADPCTLEQERLELVYRLGEAIRRAGAKDTFRESERRDDLLESYREMVRLSHCEPSYAVRLALAQEIGAGGDLAHEALETQLDPIPPSAQLQFDCVREPGAGLPDLRGKLPEGQHPVIRATTPLGPAPGGVQVEAFVQLKDSREELEARYQYRSVAQGNVYYEHRLRTSTMRAWLAPLLVSSVKGKGRSRDAREKLETWVDAVAGSCKRLEFPLNTKIALVQGFKSSANLRLGGPRCNPESLKYLAEQARQMLHRVDFWYSRLALLQALTLWSLSQSNDESADDQELPNAVVRQWRIMSKEETERVRRSESLTEHPFVYHAADLCTLALTSKQPERFLWIDESGLLAKTGSGPPTDTDPPRRDRWIPLSAGWSGLDPRAQQLAADVLILLNTAEGGDLGPRERERRLAATATTRLPRCLTKDRELLDPLRTRKPGNETSCKCLLDLCPYPVKGKQPPRAELSEAFCRRQKVILGLPTNIRVKLRVSRTAPWQGQTPRQLKAFWDDMRERARR